The Magnetococcales bacterium genome segment GATGAGGCCCGCTCCCGGCCCTACCGTTATGGTTACGGCTATCTGGACAGCAATCTTAACTTTGAGCTGGACAAGGAAGAGAAGAAAAAGATCTATTTTGAGGTGAGCGACTATTCCACCAACTATGTCTTTTTCGAAAATCCCTTCTAGCAGTCGTCCATCAGGCCCTTGGCTGGGGAAGGGCCGTTTGGTTGGGGAGGTTTGTTTGAATATCTGGCTGGGATGGTTGGCCTGATTGGGAGGCCTGCAGTTGGGCCGGGGTTGAAGCTGGAGGGGGAGGTGAGCGTGATGGATCGACTGAAAAAAGGGATGGTTGGGCTTGGGAGCGCTATCGGTTCCGGGGTGGGTCGGATTCCGGCACTGCTGGGGCGTCTGGCAGGATTGGTCGTGGCACTCTTCAAGATCGGCGTGGTGGTCTCAGGGGTGGGGATTGCCGGGGTGCTTTTTTTGGCTGTCCTGCCCAACCTGATGGATGAGCTGCCCTTTTGGCAGGGGCTTGACAGCACCGGCTCCCTCTATTTTTTGATGGGCCGTGACGCTGCCGGATATTTGCAGAATGCCGGGCCGGTGGGGACTTTCCTGGCCTTGGGGCTCTCGTTGCTCATGCCCTTTTTGATCTGGTGGACGGTCTCGGCGGATCGTTCGGCGGGTGCCCTGGCGCACCAGGCCCGCACCGCCCGAGAGGGGCTGCTCAGTGATCGGTTGACCCAGGCGGTGGCGCTTTTGGGTAGCGATCAGAGTGCGGTGCGTTTGGGGGGAGTGCATATCCTGGAGCGCATCGCCCGGGAGGAGGCTGAGACCCATCACTTTTTGATCCTGGAAATTCTATCCGGCTTTATCCGTGGCACGGCCCCCTGGCCTCCCAAGGAGTCGGATCGGGCGGCGTTGGAAGGGGAGGAGGGGGAGAGCGCCGAGTGGGTGCAGCCCCGCAGACCTTCCGCTGACATTCAGACCGCTTTGACCCTGCTGGTGGAGCGCGACCGGAGCTGGGAAAAGGGCCGGACGGTGCGTTTGGATCTCAGCCGCAGTGATCTTCGGGGAGCGGATCTGGCCGGGGCGAACCTGGAAGATGTGAATTTGGAAGATGCCCATCTGGAGGGGGCGCGCCTGGAGAGCGCCAACCTGCGGGGAGCGGATCTGGAGCGGGCGCATCTGGATGATGCCGATCTGGAAAATGCCGATCTGCGAGAGGTGGAGCTGAAGGAGTCCTATCTGATCGGCACGGTGCTCCGGGGAGCGAGACTTTCGGATACCGACTTTGAAAAAGCCCACCTGGATGGGGCGGACCTGGGAGAGGCGGATTTGACCCGCACCCGGATGTGGGGGGCCAAACTACGCGGGGCTGACCTGATGGAAGCCACCATGGAGGGGGCCAGCCTGCTGGGAGCGGATCTGGAGGATGCCAATTTGTGGAAGGCCAACCTGAAAAATGCCGACCTGCGCAAGGCCAACCTGAGGGGCGCTCGTCTTTGGGGGGCGCAACTGAAGGGGGTCAATCTCTGGACCGCCCGTCTCGAAGAAGCCAATCTGGGCGAAGCTCTGGATCTCACCTCCAAGCAGATGGAAGAGGCGATCACCAACGAAAAGACGGCGCTACCGGATTATCTGTAATCAAGGGGGTGGTGTGAAACGGACAGCCGTTTTAGAACCCTCTGATGAAGGAGGGTATACGGTCACAGTCCCTGCTCTGCCCGGCTGCATCAGTGAGGGAGAAAGTCGGGAAGAAGCGGTTCGCAATATCCGTGAGGCGATAGAGTTGTATCCGGAGCCGGTGGAATGGGGGCGGGCTGCCGGGTAAGCGTCTTTCTTTCCCATTCCAGTCTGTATTTTCTGTCCATTCAGCGCTTTCGGGAGATATCCACCGATTCGAAGAGGCGTCGGCTCATTTCTCGGCGGTTGGGTTCGTCCCTGAAGTTGACCATCACAAACCAAAGGGTGTTTTTATCCAAGATTCCCAATATCTGCAGGTGATATTTTTTCTGTCTCACCTGGTATAGGGTGCCGCCTTCGAAGGCTGGATAATTCCGAAAGGTGATCTCTTTCATATCGATCAATTCAAAGTCGATGCGCCACTCCCCTCGATGGTTTTGGATCAACTCCTCACCGAGATTTTCCATCAGGCGTATGAAGGGGGTGTTGTCATCGACGGCTCTGTTGGATCTCATCCGGATGTGGCCCAGGGTGATTTTGAACCGGGGTATGAGACACTGATAGAGCCGCAATCGCTTGTCTTTGAATGTCCTTTCGATGGGGGTGTAGATTGTGTTCCGGTCGGGTGTGCAGGGCGCTTCCAGCGTCAGGTGCGGAGTGACCTCGGGGTAGGTGACGATATGCCAGACGGTCTCTTCCTTGAGCAGATGTCTGGTCAAATGATCACGGAAAACAAGGTAGAGAGCGCCCGTGAGGCTCAATACCAGTATGACACGCCACAACAGCGGGGTTTTCCATTTGCCGGGAGCCCATGAGCGTTTTCCGGTGGGTCTTTGAATATCGGTGACGCCCTCATGACCTCGAACAGAACCTCCGGGGGAAAGCCCTTTGCCGGTGGTCTGAATCAACCGCTCCTTTTCCTGCCGTTCCTTGTTCATCCGGGCGATGATATAGGCGACTTTGCACTTGGGGCATTCGTAGGCGGGGGCGTTATCCCGGGGTCGGCGTTGATAGTGGCATTGGGGGCAGACGATGGACATGGCTGACTCTGAAAGAGAGGTTACACATAATATATCTCTTTCGTTTTTATCGGATCAGAACGTGAAGAGTCAAATCAGTCGAAGGCGGGTTATGGTATAATCGTAATTATTGTGCGCCCCGCTTCGACGGGTTGATTATTTTTTTCGGGAAATATCCACCGACTCGAAGAGACGCTGGCTCATCTCCCGGCGGTTGGGATC includes the following:
- a CDS encoding pentapeptide repeat-containing protein, yielding MSVMDRLKKGMVGLGSAIGSGVGRIPALLGRLAGLVVALFKIGVVVSGVGIAGVLFLAVLPNLMDELPFWQGLDSTGSLYFLMGRDAAGYLQNAGPVGTFLALGLSLLMPFLIWWTVSADRSAGALAHQARTAREGLLSDRLTQAVALLGSDQSAVRLGGVHILERIAREEAETHHFLILEILSGFIRGTAPWPPKESDRAALEGEEGESAEWVQPRRPSADIQTALTLLVERDRSWEKGRTVRLDLSRSDLRGADLAGANLEDVNLEDAHLEGARLESANLRGADLERAHLDDADLENADLREVELKESYLIGTVLRGARLSDTDFEKAHLDGADLGEADLTRTRMWGAKLRGADLMEATMEGASLLGADLEDANLWKANLKNADLRKANLRGARLWGAQLKGVNLWTARLEEANLGEALDLTSKQMEEAITNEKTALPDYL
- a CDS encoding type II toxin-antitoxin system HicB family antitoxin gives rise to the protein MKRTAVLEPSDEGGYTVTVPALPGCISEGESREEAVRNIREAIELYPEPVEWGRAAG